The window GTTGGATCAAGCCCAGCTTTCTTTTGCTCATCATAATCTCTTAAAACTGCTATTGCAGGTTTTGCCAGAACTAAGATTGCAATTAAGTTGATCCAAACCATGAGCCCAAGTCCAATGTCCCCAAGTACCCATGCTGCTCCTGCTTCTCTAGTAACCCCGAAGAATACAGCAAGTAAAAGGACAACTTTTAATAAGAACATTCCAACATTTTTCCACTTACCCTTTTTGAATAAGTAAGCTATGTTTGTTTCTGCAATGTAGTAGTAAGCCATGATTGTTGTGAATGCGAAGAATAGTAATGCAATTCCTACGAACCCAGCTCCGAAACCTGGTAATACAGACTCAATGGCACCTTGCGTATATGCAGGTCCAGCCACGATCATTTCACCGATACCTACTTTTAAGAATTGTCCTTCTTCTGCACCATGAACGTTATACATCCCTGTGAAAAGAATCATAAACGCCGTTGCAGAACATACAAGTAATGTATCAATATATACAGAGAATGCTTGAACTAAACCTTGCTTAGCAGGGTGAGAAACTTCCGCCGCTGCTGCTGCATGTGGTCCAGTACCTTGACCAGCTTCGTTCGAGTAAATACCACGTTTTACACCCCAAGCAATTGCTGCACCTACCACTCCACCGAATGCAGAATCGAAACCAAATGCACTACTGAAAATTAGTCCGATAACTCCAGGTAATTCCGTAATATTCATTGAAATAATAATGATTGCTAAAAATACGTAAGCTACTGCCATGAATGGAACTACAATTTGTGCAACCGAAGCAATACGTTTTACTCCACCAAAAATGATAAGTCCGATAACAATAACTAATGCGATTGCTACCCAAGTTTTATCTGCGTTGAACGCATTGTTTAATCCTTCACCAATTGCGTTCGCTTGTATTCCTGGCATTAAGAAACTTGTTGCTAGGATGGCTGCTCCAGCAAATAATACAGCATACCATTTCCAGCCGATACCTTTTTCAATATAGTAAGCAGGGCCTCCACGGTATTGCCCTTCTTGTTTTTCTTTATAAACTTGTGCAAGTGTTGATTCGATAAAGGCACTAGATGCACCGATAAACGCGATCGTCCACATCCAAAAAACGGCCCCCGGTCCACCGAAAGCGATTGCAGTAGCCGTACCTGCGATGT is drawn from Bacillus alkalisoli and contains these coding sequences:
- a CDS encoding alanine/glycine:cation symporter family protein, which gives rise to MEAFINLLNDVLWSTPMIVFCLGVGLLFTIWTRFVQVRLFKDMLTHTFKGKSSSAGVSSFQALAISLSGRVGTGNIAGTATAIAFGGPGAVFWMWTIAFIGASSAFIESTLAQVYKEKQEGQYRGGPAYYIEKGIGWKWYAVLFAGAAILATSFLMPGIQANAIGEGLNNAFNADKTWVAIALVIVIGLIIFGGVKRIASVAQIVVPFMAVAYVFLAIIIISMNITELPGVIGLIFSSAFGFDSAFGGVVGAAIAWGVKRGIYSNEAGQGTGPHAAAAAEVSHPAKQGLVQAFSVYIDTLLVCSATAFMILFTGMYNVHGAEEGQFLKVGIGEMIVAGPAYTQGAIESVLPGFGAGFVGIALLFFAFTTIMAYYYIAETNIAYLFKKGKWKNVGMFLLKVVLLLAVFFGVTREAGAAWVLGDIGLGLMVWINLIAILVLAKPAIAVLRDYDEQKKAGLDPTFDPEKLGIKNADFWVKEYKKEDDKAS